A genomic region of Mesorhizobium sp. NZP2077 contains the following coding sequences:
- a CDS encoding sugar ABC transporter substrate-binding protein, which yields MFSLAKLAKPALGLLAGFTMMAAATTLAAADETRVVFVTHGQSGDPYWSVVKNGMDDAAKTLGVKAEYLAPETFDMAKMGQMIDAIAASKPDGMVVSIPDAAALSTPVKNAVAAGIPVIVIDSGGSKLTHDLGGLLFMGQDEFQAGVMAGERIKVLGLTKAVCANHEVGNSSLDDRCAGFAKGLGVDVPVMNGVIDPTEMKNRVIAYMTAHADTQFILAVGARGAEPTLAALDELGLAGKVKTGTFDLSPTILQAVVAGKMEWGIDAQQYAMGYIPVAMFDLWKKYKIMPIADYPTGPGFVTKDTAASVIELSKLGKR from the coding sequence ATGTTTTCGCTTGCGAAATTAGCAAAGCCTGCGCTCGGCCTGCTGGCCGGCTTCACGATGATGGCGGCGGCCACGACCCTTGCGGCCGCCGACGAAACGCGGGTGGTGTTCGTCACCCACGGCCAGAGCGGCGACCCCTACTGGTCGGTCGTCAAGAACGGCATGGACGATGCCGCCAAGACGCTCGGTGTCAAGGCCGAATATCTGGCGCCCGAAACCTTCGACATGGCCAAGATGGGGCAGATGATCGACGCCATCGCGGCCTCGAAGCCCGACGGCATGGTCGTCTCGATCCCCGATGCGGCGGCCCTCTCAACTCCAGTCAAGAACGCCGTCGCCGCCGGCATCCCGGTGATCGTCATCGATTCCGGCGGCTCGAAGCTCACCCATGACCTTGGCGGCCTGCTGTTCATGGGGCAGGATGAATTCCAGGCGGGCGTCATGGCGGGCGAGCGCATCAAGGTGCTCGGCCTCACCAAGGCGGTCTGCGCCAACCATGAGGTCGGCAATTCGAGCCTCGACGACCGCTGCGCCGGCTTTGCCAAGGGTCTGGGCGTCGACGTTCCGGTGATGAACGGCGTCATCGACCCGACCGAAATGAAGAACCGCGTGATCGCCTACATGACCGCTCATGCCGATACACAGTTCATCCTCGCCGTCGGCGCCCGCGGCGCCGAACCGACGCTGGCCGCGCTTGACGAGTTGGGCCTCGCGGGCAAGGTGAAGACCGGCACGTTCGATCTTTCGCCGACGATCCTGCAGGCCGTTGTCGCAGGCAAGATGGAGTGGGGCATCGACGCCCAGCAATATGCCATGGGCTACATCCCGGTCGCGATGTTCGATCTCTGGAAGAAGTACAAGATCATGCCGATCGCCGACTATCCGACGGGTCCCGGCTTCGTCACCAAGGACACCGCAGCCTCGGTCATCGAGCTGTCGAAACTCGGCAAGCGCTAA